A section of the Catalinimonas alkaloidigena genome encodes:
- a CDS encoding FAD/NAD(P)-binding oxidoreductase: MDTHFQILIVGGGNAGISVAAQLLRKDPNLTLAIVEPSDKHYYQPAWTLVGGGEFALEDTIRTEAEVMPERAVWIRDRAVAFVPDQNQVETATSGILTYDYLVVCPGIQLNWGQIKGLPETLGKNGVCSNYAVDQCSYTWETVRNFKGGTALFTSPGTPVKCGGAPQKVMYLSSDHFKRRGILKQTRVEFCTAGGMLFGVKKYAAALEKVVARYGIHLFFRHDLISIDGPQKKVVFKVTDRQGHTTEVTKSFDMIHVTPPQSAPDFVRESPLADAAGWIDVDPHTLRHRHYDNVFGLGDATNTPNAKTGAAVRKQAPVVVENLLAALQHRSLPATYNGYGSCPLVTGIGRLILAEFDYNHEPQESFPFDQARERFSMYQLKKRVLPWMYWNKILKGTA; the protein is encoded by the coding sequence ATGGACACTCATTTTCAGATTCTTATTGTGGGCGGCGGCAACGCGGGCATTTCGGTCGCTGCGCAACTTCTGCGCAAAGATCCGAACCTGACGCTCGCCATCGTCGAGCCCTCCGACAAACATTATTACCAACCTGCCTGGACGCTGGTCGGCGGCGGCGAATTTGCCCTGGAAGACACCATCCGGACCGAAGCCGAGGTGATGCCCGAGCGGGCCGTGTGGATTCGCGACCGGGCCGTGGCGTTTGTGCCGGACCAGAACCAGGTCGAAACGGCCACCAGCGGTATACTTACCTACGATTATCTGGTGGTTTGCCCGGGCATTCAGCTGAACTGGGGGCAGATCAAAGGCCTGCCCGAAACGCTGGGCAAAAACGGCGTGTGCAGCAACTACGCCGTCGACCAGTGCAGCTACACCTGGGAGACCGTACGCAACTTCAAGGGGGGCACGGCCCTGTTTACCAGCCCCGGCACGCCGGTCAAATGCGGGGGCGCGCCACAAAAGGTCATGTACCTGTCCAGCGACCACTTTAAGCGGCGCGGCATCCTGAAACAGACCCGCGTGGAGTTCTGCACGGCCGGCGGCATGCTGTTCGGCGTCAAGAAATACGCGGCGGCCCTCGAAAAGGTGGTGGCGCGTTACGGAATTCACCTGTTTTTCCGGCACGACCTGATCAGCATCGACGGACCCCAGAAAAAGGTCGTTTTTAAGGTAACCGATCGCCAGGGCCATACTACCGAAGTGACCAAATCGTTCGACATGATTCACGTCACCCCGCCGCAAAGCGCGCCGGACTTTGTGCGCGAAAGCCCGCTGGCCGACGCGGCCGGTTGGATCGACGTTGACCCGCATACACTGCGGCACCGCCACTACGACAACGTGTTCGGTTTGGGCGACGCTACCAACACGCCCAACGCCAAAACCGGGGCGGCCGTCCGCAAGCAAGCCCCGGTGGTGGTCGAAAACCTGCTGGCGGCACTACAGCATCGGTCCCTGCCTGCCACCTACAACGGCTACGGGTCGTGCCCGCTGGTGACCGGCATCGGCCGTCTGATTCTGGCCGAATTTGACTACAACCACGAGCCGCAGGAAAGCTTTCCGTTCGATCAGGCCCGCGAACGCTTCAGCATGTACCAACTCAAGAAGCGAGTGCTCCCCTGGATGTACTGGAACAAAATTCTGAAAGGAACCGCTTAA
- a CDS encoding Crp/Fnr family transcriptional regulator, producing MHENVTNILHSLQFEERLIEEMMKVGRLKKVKEGAYVIAPGGQAREIPMVIEGTLKVMRQAPDAGELFLYYLEGGETCAMSITCCLEHKKSEFSAIAEEDSLLWMIPVQELDGWITKYESFRKFVFRSYQARFDELLQAIDAMAFLKLDERLFKYLLDKKQASGSFVIHKTHEQIANELNSSRVVISRLLKRLEQEGKIEQHRNRIEVL from the coding sequence ATGCACGAAAACGTAACGAACATTCTGCACAGCCTTCAATTCGAAGAACGACTGATCGAAGAGATGATGAAGGTAGGACGCCTCAAAAAAGTCAAAGAAGGCGCGTATGTCATTGCCCCCGGTGGCCAGGCCCGCGAAATTCCGATGGTGATCGAAGGCACCCTGAAGGTGATGCGCCAGGCGCCCGACGCCGGCGAGCTGTTTCTCTACTACCTGGAGGGAGGCGAAACCTGTGCCATGTCGATCACCTGCTGCCTGGAGCACAAAAAGAGCGAGTTTAGCGCCATCGCCGAAGAAGACAGCCTCCTGTGGATGATCCCGGTACAGGAGTTGGACGGCTGGATTACCAAGTACGAGTCGTTCCGGAAGTTTGTGTTCCGCTCGTATCAGGCGCGCTTCGACGAACTGTTGCAAGCCATTGACGCGATGGCCTTTCTGAAACTGGACGAGCGGCTGTTCAAGTACCTGCTCGACAAAAAACAGGCGTCCGGTTCTTTCGTCATCCACAAAACCCACGAGCAGATTGCCAACGAACTCAACTCGTCGCGCGTGGTGATTTCCCGCCTGTTGAAACGACTGGAACAGGAAGGGAAAATTGAGCAGCACCGCAACCGCATCGAAGTGCTCTGA
- a CDS encoding YeeE/YedE family protein has translation MEEIVAFLSQPWPWYVAGPVIALVMGLLIYFGNNLGVSANFRTICAMTGGGKSCSFFAFEWRQQVWNLVFAAGALGGGFIAHQYLMPDAAVHISEATKHELAAYGIADAGQNLLPQSIYNWETLLSLKGLVIIVLGGFLVGFGTRYAGGCTSGHAISGLSDLQLPSLIAVAGFFIGGLLMTYLVLPYLLAL, from the coding sequence ATGGAGGAGATCGTAGCTTTTTTGAGTCAACCCTGGCCCTGGTATGTGGCCGGACCAGTGATTGCCCTGGTGATGGGGCTCCTGATTTATTTTGGAAATAACCTGGGCGTATCGGCCAATTTCAGAACCATTTGTGCCATGACGGGCGGGGGCAAGAGCTGTAGTTTCTTTGCCTTTGAGTGGCGTCAGCAGGTGTGGAATCTGGTCTTTGCGGCCGGTGCCCTCGGCGGTGGGTTCATCGCACACCAGTACCTGATGCCAGACGCTGCCGTGCACATCAGCGAAGCGACCAAGCACGAGCTGGCCGCGTACGGCATTGCCGACGCCGGGCAAAACCTGCTGCCGCAGTCCATCTACAACTGGGAAACGCTGCTGAGCCTCAAGGGGCTCGTCATCATCGTGTTGGGCGGATTTCTGGTCGGGTTCGGTACGCGCTACGCGGGGGGATGCACTTCGGGGCACGCCATCAGCGGGTTGAGCGATCTGCAACTGCCTTCGCTCATTGCCGTCGCCGGTTTCTTTATCGGAGGCTTGCTGATGACCTATCTGGTGCTGCCGTATCTGCTGGCACTTTGA
- a CDS encoding DUF6691 family protein, giving the protein MKYLKYLAVGLLFGITLTKAEIISWYRIYEMFRFQSFHMYGVIGSAIVLGIVFTQWIKRRQVKSLYSHPIHIAPKQFSVPRYLIGGTIFGLGWAMTGACPGPMFILVGNGFAVILVAIAAAVLGTYVYGLVRDKLPH; this is encoded by the coding sequence ATGAAATACCTTAAATACCTGGCGGTCGGGCTGTTGTTCGGCATTACCCTGACCAAAGCAGAAATCATTTCCTGGTACCGGATTTACGAAATGTTTCGGTTCCAGTCGTTCCACATGTACGGCGTCATCGGGTCGGCCATCGTGCTGGGCATTGTGTTCACACAGTGGATCAAACGCCGGCAGGTCAAGTCGCTCTACAGCCACCCCATTCACATTGCGCCGAAGCAGTTCAGCGTGCCGCGTTACCTGATCGGCGGGACCATTTTTGGTCTGGGTTGGGCCATGACGGGCGCCTGCCCCGGCCCGATGTTCATCCTGGTCGGCAACGGCTTCGCCGTCATTCTGGTGGCCATTGCGGCTGCCGTTTTGGGGACGTACGTCTACGGCCTGGTGCGCGACAAATTACCCCATTAA